In Sideroxyarcus emersonii, one DNA window encodes the following:
- a CDS encoding RNA-binding S4 domain-containing protein translates to MSQLRQQADDGDKLRIDKWLWAARFYKTRSLSADAVEGGKVTMQGARIKPAKAVGIGDVLEIRVGKFHYEVEVLGLSNKRGGAPEAQKLYRETEASRARREELAAQLRAQPQPAFKGRPTKRDRRDIERFEERTRHVTNKAWGDFQ, encoded by the coding sequence ATGTCACAGTTGCGTCAACAGGCCGACGACGGCGACAAACTGCGCATCGACAAGTGGCTGTGGGCGGCGCGTTTCTACAAGACGCGCAGCCTTTCCGCCGATGCGGTGGAGGGTGGCAAGGTGACCATGCAAGGCGCACGCATCAAGCCGGCCAAGGCCGTCGGCATCGGCGACGTGCTGGAGATCCGCGTCGGCAAGTTCCATTACGAAGTCGAGGTGCTTGGCCTGTCGAACAAGCGCGGCGGGGCGCCCGAGGCGCAGAAGCTGTACCGCGAAACGGAAGCAAGCCGGGCCCGGCGCGAGGAACTGGCGGCGCAGCTGCGTGCCCAGCCGCAGCCCGCGTTCAAGGGTCGACCCACCAAGCGCGATCGTCGCGACATCGAACGCTTTGAAGAGCGGACCCGGCACGTCACCAACAAGGCGTGGGGCGATTTCCAGTAA